Below is a genomic region from Bradyrhizobium sp. 1(2017).
CTGCCTGAAGACGTATTCTCGATCATCACTTGGGGAGCCGATGGACATGTCCTGACGGCGCTCGCCGTCGGATGGTGGCTCTGGTCGCGCTCCAAGCCACCCGCGCAGCGACGGGTAAGCGATCATGTGCTGCTGACGACGCTAGCGGCGGTTCTGCTGCCTCACCTTTTGAAAACGCAGTTCGATCAGGTCCGGCCCGATCGTCGCACCGTGCGCGGCCATCTTCATGGCATTCCGCTCTCGGGCAAGGCGCTGGATGCGTTTCCGTCGGGTCACGCTGTGCATGTCGGCGCCCTTGCTTCCGCCGCAACCGAGTTGCCTCCAGTCAAGAGAAACCTTGTCTGGGCCGTCGGTGCCGTTCTCGTCTCGACGCGCATCGTTTTGCTCGCGCACTGGGCAAGCGACGTGATCGCGGGTCTGGCGATCGGCGCGGTCCTCGAGCGCCTGATGCGGCGGCTGACCGGCTTCGGAAGGTCGCGCTAGTCATGGGGCAATTGCTCTCACCGCCTGGCCCGCATGCCGTCCATCTCTGCATCGATATGCAAGGATTGTTCGCGCCCGGTGCTCCATGGGCAACGCCTTGGCTTGAGCATGCGCTACCCGAGGCGGTCAGGTTGATTGCACATGCGCCGCAGCGTACCGTCTTCACGCGATTCATACCCGTCCGCAACAAGGCCGAGGCGCGCGGCGTCTGGAAGGCCTATTACGAGAAATGGGAATGCGTAACACGTGATAGGATCGATCCGGCGCTGCTGGAACTGATGCCGGCCCTGCTACGCTTCGTGCCGCCTGCCACTGTCATCGACCGCCAAACCTACTGCGCTTTCGCCAATGGGCGGCTGCAAGGCTTCCTTGATGGGCATCAGGTGGATACGCTGATCGTTTCCGGCGGCGAGACCGATGTTTGTGTGCTGGCCACCGTGCTTGCCGCGGTCGATATTGGCTACCGCGTGATCCTTGCCGAAGACGCGCTATGCAGCTCATCCGATGAGAGCCACGACGCGCTGATCGAGCTCTATACCAAGCGCTTCAGCCTGCAGATCGAGGTGGCATCGGTTGACCGCATTCTAGCGAGTTGGGCGGTCGATGACTGAGCGCGTAGGATGATGGAACTTCTAGGGCGCGCTTAACATAGGTTAGACTTGTGCTTGCAAAGCAAACACTTCGATCAACGGGCTTGAATTGAAGCCGATCACATGGCCCGATGGGTGGGCGTCCCGCCGATCAGGATCGAAACTGTGAGCCGTACCAAAAGGCGCCTTTACCAATTGCTTCTCGCCGCCGCGCTGCTGGCGGCGGGGGCAGCGGCCGCCCAGGAAAACAAGAAGACCGACGACGATAAGCCGGCCGATCCCGATACGGGCGAAAGTACCGTGGAGGAAAAGACGCTGGGTCTCCTTCCCAACCCTTTCCAAAAATACGGCGTCAAATTCGCAGCCACCTATATCGGCGAAGTGCTGGGCAACCCTTCCGGCGGACTGAAACAGGGTTCGGTCTACGAAGGTCGGTTGAATCTCGCCGTGGACCTAGACCTGCAAAAGCTCGCCGGCCTCGATCAGCTGACATTCCATGCCAACTTGTTCCAAATCCATGGCGGCGGGTTGTCGCGCGGCAGTCTACAGAATTACTTTGTGGTCAGCGGGATCGAGGCGTTGCCGTCCACGCGTCTTTACGAGGCATATTTTGAAAAGCAGTGGGGCAACAAGAAAGTCTCAATCAAAATGGGGCAACTCGCGGCCGACAGCGAGTTCTTCAATACCAAATACACCGACGTGCTGACAAACGCCTCGATGGGCTGGCCGGCTATCACCTCGCTTGATTTGCCAAGCGGCGGTCCGTCGCCTCCCTTGGCTGCCATGGGAGCCCGGCTTCTGGTGAATGTCACTGAGCAGTTGTCCGTTCTTGGCGGCATCTTCGATGGCGATCAGGCTGGGCCCGGCCCCGGGGATCCGCAGGAGCGTAACCGCTATGGCCTCAACTTCCGCGTCAACGATCCGCCCCTCCTGCTCGGCCAGATCCAGTATGCCTGGAATAACACAAAGGGCGATCCGAACCCGGCCGGCCAGATCAAGTTTGGCGGCTGGCGACATTTTGGGTCTTTCGCCGATCAGAGATTGGCGTCCAAAGGCGTCTCACTCGCTTCACCCGTTAGCAGCGGCGAACCTCTGCTCTTGTCCGGTGATGTCGGCGGCTGGATGGTATTCGAGCAGAAGCTCTATCGTGTGCCGAAAAGCGACGACCGTGGCATTGGCATCTTTGCGCGTATCTCGGGTGCGCCTGCCGACCGCAATCTTATTGATCGCTACGCCGACGCCGGCATCGAATTCATCGGACTCGACGACCGCCGTCCCGACGACAAGTTCGGAATTGCAGCCGGCTACGCACATGTATCGAAGCGCGCACAGGCGCTCGATGCGGATTATCGCACATTTGTCGATCCAACCTGGCCGATGCGAAGTTTTGAAGGCCTTCTGACGGCCGTGTATCAATATCAGATCAGGGACGGGTGGACGTTACAGCCCAATCTTCAATACATCATCCATCCGGGTGGAAGTGCCACCAGCCCTTCCAGTGCAATGCCCGGCAAGGCGCTTCACAATGCGACAGTGCTTGGCCTGCGAACGACCCTGAAGTTTTGAGCCATGTGCCTGGAAACCTGGCGCCACGCGTTGCAGGAAACGTCGAGACGTCCCGAATGACGCGTGACTGCGCAGTGCCTGAATATTGCCCCGTTACTTCTTTTTCTTGGGGACTTTCTTGCCTTTTTTGCGGGCCTTGGAGAGGCCGATCGCGATTGCCTGCTTCTTGCTTTTCACCTTGCCGCCCTTTCCACCACGGCCGCTTTTGGCGGTCCCCTTCTTGTACCGTCGCATCTCGCTCTTGACGTCCGAGCCTGAGCTCTTCGAGGTGCGACGCTTCTTCTTTGCTTTCTTTGCCATGGGTTTCTTCCTTTCCGTGTTCGGATAACGACAGACGTTGTCAAGTCGTCGGGCTGTCACCACCCCCACCGACCATCCAATCCTCGATGCCTTCGTCGTCTTCCTCAGTACTCAGCCGCCAACTGCGTCGGCGGAATCGGTCGGATATCTGTTGCTTCAGCTGAGTTCTGGTGCGGCGCATCGATCAAGGGTTCTCCACGCCATCAACCATGCAACATCTGGCGGCGTTCCTATGCGGTCAATCCTATTCATCGCGTGCTAGGTCGGATGCGCGGAGCTGTACCTTGGAATTTGCCCGCGCCATCGAAATGTGTCGCCACACAGCTTAGCCGCGCGACGGATCAGCAAGATACACGCTCTAGTCACCAGTGATGAGTACGATGGCGATGACTGAGAGTGCAGCTCAGCGGGCCAGCCGTTTGATGGCCTTGGTCGTACGGTTTGGCCCATGCCAGCCGAGAAACTTCAGATCCTTGTTCTCCAGGGCATTCGTTGCCCGGAAGAACTGCTCGAGATCATCGCGCGCATGCGATGGAAGATTGCGGATATCCTTGAGATCGGTTTCGAGCGGTGACCGGTCCGGTACCGCAAAAATGCGGTCGTTTCGCTCGCTCTTGCCCTTTTTCTTCTGCTCGACTTCGAGAATGCCGATCGGCCGGCAGCGTAGCACAACACCGGGATAGGTTTGCGCGTCGTGCAGGATCAGCACATCCAGCGGATCGCCATCCTCGGCCTTGGTCGAGGGAATGAAACCCCAATCGTAGGGATAGGTCAGGCCCGCAATCAACGGCTTCGCCAGAGCAAAAGCACCGAGCTTAGGATCGAATTCGAGCTTGCACGAACTACCGCGCGGCGTCTCGACCACGGCGAAGATGTTGTTATCGTCAGCCCAACTCGGCAGTTTTATCAGATTGGTCATGACGGATGACTTGGCCTCGCAAGGAGTAGCAGGCCCGATGGAAAACGATCCGTCGGGCCCTGCCGGATCATGCGGCGGTGGAGGCCTTCTTGTTGACGCCCTTGCGCAACGCGACTGTGTTGAGCTTGGTGTTCGCCGCCTTTTCTTCGTTGAGGTTCGTCGTCAGGAAGCGCACGATGTCGTCGTGGCCGAGCTCTTCCGCCCAAGCGATCAAGGTGCCATAGCGGCAAATCTCGTAGTGCTCGACGGCCTGCGCGTTGGCTACGATCGCCGCATCCAGCACCGTCTTGTCTTCGATCTCGCCGGCCGTTTCGTCGGCTTCCTTGATGATGCCGTCGATGGCCGGGCATTGCGTGCCGCTTGGCGATTGGCCGAGTTTCTCGAAGACCTTCTCAAGCCGTTCGATCTGCTTGTTGGTTTCCTCGAGATGATTCTTAAGGCCAGTGGCCAGATCACGGTTGGTGGCCTTGTCGATCATTTTCGGCAAGGCCTTGGTGATCTGCTGTTCGGCATAATAGATGTCCTGCAAGCCATGCAGCAGCAGGTCGTCCATCGTCTTGATGTCTTTGGTGAATAGTCCCATGGCTTACTCCTTGCTCCAAAGCGGGGGAAACGCACGCTCAGCGTGCCGGTTCCTATGCGACAACGCCGCAGCCGGCCGGGAAGATGATGACATGGCGTATCGCGCGTCCGCAGGAACTCGCGCGAACAGGCCGCGTTTTGCCTCTTTGGGTGGAGTTCAACATGGTCAGCACCTCGCTCTGGATGGAGACCGAGATCCGGCCGGAGGCGGGGGCGCTTAAAGGCGATGTGCACTGCGATGTCGCCGTGGTCGGCTCCGGCATCGCCGGGCTCTCGACGGCGTACGAACTCATGAAGCGCGGCCGGTCAGTCGTCGTCATTGATCGCAAAGGCATCGCAAGCGGTATGACGGCGCGCACGTCGGCGCACCTTGCGCCGCTTTGTGATGATCTGATGAGCGAATTCAAGAAGCTGCGCGGCGCCGATGCCGCCAAGCTGTTCTACGAAAGTCAGGCTGCCGCCGTCGACCGGATCGAGGACATCCAGGCCGGCGAGAATATTGCCTGCGACTTCCTCCGTACTAACGGCTATCTTTTTCAAGGCAACGGCATGCCGGCCGATATATTCGATGAGGAGCTGGAAGCGGTGCGCGAGGTCGGCGCTCCCGTTCACCGGCTGGTCGGCGTGCCCCTCAAAGGCTGCGAGAACCGGCATGTCCTTCGATATCCACGCCAAGGAAAATTCCACCCCCTTAAATATCTCGCCGGACTTGCGGCCGTTTGCGAGAGCGGCGGCGTTCGTTTCTTTGCCAACAGTCCAGTGGAAGAAGTTGCCGAGCAGGACGGCGCCGTCACGCTGCGAACATCGCAAGGGCAGGTCACGGCCAGCCACGCCGTGATCGCGACCAACGCATCCATCGCCGATCGGTTTCAACTGCACACGAAGGTGGCTCCCTATCGCACGTATGTCGTCGCTTTCGACATTGAACGGGGCGAACTTCCCGATGCGCTCTATTGGGACACCGAAGATCCCTACCACTATGTACGGCTGCAAACCGGCCCAGACGATCATGATTTCGTCCTTGTCGGCGGCGAAGACCATAAAAGCGGCGAGGCCAACGACGCCGACAAACGCTTTGCCCGGCTGGAAAGCTGGGCACGCGACCTGATCCCGGCTTTGGGCCGCATCACCCATCGCTGGTCGGGTCAGGTTCTCGATACGATCGACTATGCCGGCTTCATCGGCCGCGAGCCCGGCAGCGAGCGCATCTACCTCGCGATGGGAGATTCAGGCCAGGGTCTGACCCATGGCGTGATGGGCGCGATGCTGAACACGGCGCTCATTCTGGGCGAAGATCATCCCTGGAAGCCCGTCTATGCGCCGGATCGCAAGCCGCTCGCAGCGGCGCGGAACTTCCTACGCGAGAACATGACGATCCTGCAAAATCTCGCGGAATATGTGGCACCGGGTGAAATCGCTTCCCTCGAAGAGCTTGAGCCGGGTGAGGGCGCTATCCTGCGGCGGGGACTCGAAAAGATCGCCGCCTACAAGGACAAGGCCGGCGAACTGCATCTTCATTCGGCCAGTTGCACCCATATCGGCTGTCATCTGCACTGGAACAGCTTTGAGAGCTGCTGGGACTGCCCGTGCCACGGTTCGATCTTTGCCCCCAACGGACAGCCGATCAATGCACCGGCCGTGTCGGCCTTGCGCCCGGTGAAGGTCTAGGGGGTCAAGGCACCTGGGAGCGTTCCATCTTCAAAAATGATGACATCGAGCAGGACGATCTGCGCAGCCCGCGCGCACCGTGGGCCGTCCTGCCGCCGCCGCCGATTGAACCGATAGCTGACAGCTTTCGATGCGAGGTTCTGATCATCGGCGCCGGCATCACCGGCGCGCTGGTGGCCGAGCGTCTGACACGGCAAGGCCATCAGGTTGTCATTATCGATCGCGAGCTTCCGAGTCTCGGTAGCACGGCTGCCAGCACCGCCATGCTACTCTGGGAAATCGACCGGCCGCTGTTCGAACTCGCGCAGCTCTATGGCTTCGAGAAGGCGGCGCGTTGCTATCGAGCCAGCCACCATGCTGCGCAAGGCCTGCTGTCCCTGGTTGCGCAGCATGGAATTGCCTGCGAGATGCGGCCACGTCTATCGCTCTATCTCGCCATCGATGACAGTCGGAAGCTTGTTCAGGATGAATATGCTCTGAGGAGCCGCGCCGGTCTGCCGTCGCTCTATCTCGAACATGCCGCGCTGCTGAAGCGCTTCGGCATCGCGCGGGCGAGCGCCCTTTTGTCAAGGGACGCGGCTGATGCCGATCCCGTGCTGCTCACGCATGGCCTGCTCGATATCTCCGTCCAGCGCCGTGCACGCCTTCTCAAGGCCAATGCGGTTGCCTTTGATAGCGCGGCCCAAAGCGTAACCGTCGGCCTCGAAAGCGGGCTTTCGATCGAGGCCCGCCATGTCGTGCTGGCGACCGGCTACGTGGCACCCGACATCGTGAAGCTCAAAAC
It encodes:
- a CDS encoding phosphatase PAP2 family protein: MHPLPADTALARMIARNTRPLPEDVFSIITWGADGHVLTALAVGWWLWSRSKPPAQRRVSDHVLLTTLAAVLLPHLLKTQFDQVRPDRRTVRGHLHGIPLSGKALDAFPSGHAVHVGALASAATELPPVKRNLVWAVGAVLVSTRIVLLAHWASDVIAGLAIGAVLERLMRRLTGFGRSR
- a CDS encoding cysteine hydrolase, whose translation is MGQLLSPPGPHAVHLCIDMQGLFAPGAPWATPWLEHALPEAVRLIAHAPQRTVFTRFIPVRNKAEARGVWKAYYEKWECVTRDRIDPALLELMPALLRFVPPATVIDRQTYCAFANGRLQGFLDGHQVDTLIVSGGETDVCVLATVLAAVDIGYRVILAEDALCSSSDESHDALIELYTKRFSLQIEVASVDRILASWAVDD
- a CDS encoding carbohydrate porin — translated: MSRTKRRLYQLLLAAALLAAGAAAAQENKKTDDDKPADPDTGESTVEEKTLGLLPNPFQKYGVKFAATYIGEVLGNPSGGLKQGSVYEGRLNLAVDLDLQKLAGLDQLTFHANLFQIHGGGLSRGSLQNYFVVSGIEALPSTRLYEAYFEKQWGNKKVSIKMGQLAADSEFFNTKYTDVLTNASMGWPAITSLDLPSGGPSPPLAAMGARLLVNVTEQLSVLGGIFDGDQAGPGPGDPQERNRYGLNFRVNDPPLLLGQIQYAWNNTKGDPNPAGQIKFGGWRHFGSFADQRLASKGVSLASPVSSGEPLLLSGDVGGWMVFEQKLYRVPKSDDRGIGIFARISGAPADRNLIDRYADAGIEFIGLDDRRPDDKFGIAAGYAHVSKRAQALDADYRTFVDPTWPMRSFEGLLTAVYQYQIRDGWTLQPNLQYIIHPGGSATSPSSAMPGKALHNATVLGLRTTLKF
- a CDS encoding inorganic diphosphatase, which produces MVETPRGSSCKLEFDPKLGAFALAKPLIAGLTYPYDWGFIPSTKAEDGDPLDVLILHDAQTYPGVVLRCRPIGILEVEQKKKGKSERNDRIFAVPDRSPLETDLKDIRNLPSHARDDLEQFFRATNALENKDLKFLGWHGPNRTTKAIKRLAR
- a CDS encoding ferritin-like domain-containing protein, translating into MGLFTKDIKTMDDLLLHGLQDIYYAEQQITKALPKMIDKATNRDLATGLKNHLEETNKQIERLEKVFEKLGQSPSGTQCPAIDGIIKEADETAGEIEDKTVLDAAIVANAQAVEHYEICRYGTLIAWAEELGHDDIVRFLTTNLNEEKAANTKLNTVALRKGVNKKASTAA
- a CDS encoding FAD-dependent oxidoreductase, which encodes MVSTSLWMETEIRPEAGALKGDVHCDVAVVGSGIAGLSTAYELMKRGRSVVVIDRKGIASGMTARTSAHLAPLCDDLMSEFKKLRGADAAKLFYESQAAAVDRIEDIQAGENIACDFLRTNGYLFQGNGMPADIFDEELEAVREVGAPVHRLVGVPLKGCENRHVLRYPRQGKFHPLKYLAGLAAVCESGGVRFFANSPVEEVAEQDGAVTLRTSQGQVTASHAVIATNASIADRFQLHTKVAPYRTYVVAFDIERGELPDALYWDTEDPYHYVRLQTGPDDHDFVLVGGEDHKSGEANDADKRFARLESWARDLIPALGRITHRWSGQVLDTIDYAGFIGREPGSERIYLAMGDSGQGLTHGVMGAMLNTALILGEDHPWKPVYAPDRKPLAAARNFLRENMTILQNLAEYVAPGEIASLEELEPGEGAILRRGLEKIAAYKDKAGELHLHSASCTHIGCHLHWNSFESCWDCPCHGSIFAPNGQPINAPAVSALRPVKV
- a CDS encoding NAD(P)/FAD-dependent oxidoreductase; its protein translation is MPPPPIEPIADSFRCEVLIIGAGITGALVAERLTRQGHQVVIIDRELPSLGSTAASTAMLLWEIDRPLFELAQLYGFEKAARCYRASHHAAQGLLSLVAQHGIACEMRPRLSLYLAIDDSRKLVQDEYALRSRAGLPSLYLEHAALLKRFGIARASALLSRDAADADPVLLTHGLLDISVQRRARLLKANAVAFDSAAQSVTVGLESGLSIEARHVVLATGYVAPDIVKLKTRPASSWAIATRRQPGNLWPEQALIWEASRNYHYARTTADGRIILGGEDDHALIEPEVRNNVTPAKVVALKNYLKALWPHASDRVDFAWSGAFDTTHDGLPLIGAVPSCKNIFAAFGYGGNGITFSFLAAGLLAALLAGGSSPLLDDLAIDRDILG